Proteins encoded together in one Aminipila butyrica window:
- a CDS encoding sigma-E processing peptidase SpoIIGA has translation MEVYGEYLFMENFLMGLLILHLAGKIAGLVTSKKRLAAGGVLCGLFSFILFVPNLGMGMGTLVKLLFSALLAWVVFHKKIFRAMVLIYLVSAFMGGMTILLLYLTRISGMTSNAVLYIGDIGYVNVAFGAVVSWLLVLAFSRVMAVKQLRERIFTEVIIEIGGHQLVHRALIDSGNFLREPLSGKAVVVISKGAAAQLKQLEDADLSRRYCLIPYNSIGVSHGLLEGYRVDNARVEGRNLGSVVVAVYDREFCRLGEEETYEILLSKDFLMGGIAS, from the coding sequence GTGGAAGTTTACGGAGAATACTTATTTATGGAGAACTTTCTCATGGGACTGCTGATTTTACACTTAGCTGGAAAGATAGCAGGCTTGGTGACAAGTAAAAAACGGTTGGCCGCTGGAGGCGTTCTCTGCGGCCTCTTTTCCTTCATTTTATTTGTGCCTAATTTGGGCATGGGTATGGGAACCTTGGTGAAGCTGCTGTTTTCTGCCTTGCTGGCTTGGGTGGTCTTTCATAAGAAAATTTTTCGGGCTATGGTGCTCATCTATCTGGTCTCGGCTTTTATGGGTGGCATGACCATCCTTCTGCTGTATCTGACCAGAATCTCCGGTATGACCAGTAATGCAGTCTTATACATAGGAGATATCGGATATGTAAATGTGGCTTTTGGAGCGGTGGTTTCTTGGCTGTTGGTGTTGGCTTTTTCTCGGGTCATGGCCGTCAAGCAACTGCGAGAACGAATTTTTACAGAGGTAATCATAGAAATAGGGGGACACCAGCTGGTTCACCGGGCCTTGATTGATTCAGGAAATTTTCTGCGGGAACCTTTGTCAGGAAAGGCGGTGGTGGTTATCAGTAAGGGAGCAGCAGCACAGTTAAAACAGCTGGAAGATGCCGATTTAAGTCGACGATACTGTCTGATTCCCTACAACTCCATTGGCGTTTCCCATGGACTTTTGGAGGGGTATCGGGTAGATAACGCCCGAGTGGAGGGAAGAAACCTAGGCAGCGTCGTGGTGGCGGTATACGACCGGGAGTTTTGCCGGCTGGGTGAAGAAGAAACGTATGAGATACTGTTGAGTAAAGACTTTTTAATGGGGGGAATTGCATCATGA
- the sigE gene encoding RNA polymerase sporulation sigma factor SigE translates to MSRTILQKVKQWIQGRLWSVLRQRGRLKGEKPQDIFYIGGSEVLPPPLNSQEEKELLESFSKGSEDARALLIERNLRLVVYIAKKFEGSKINIEDLISIGTIGLIKAVNTFNSERNIKLATYASRCIENEILMYIRRNNKLKSEVSFDEPLNVDWDGNELLLSDILGTENDIVYGHIEEEVNRKLLIYALKKLNHREKQIMEMRFGLISGREMTQKEVADKMGISQSYISRLEKKIITRLRREIKKLG, encoded by the coding sequence ATGAGTAGGACGATATTACAGAAGGTAAAGCAGTGGATACAGGGGCGGCTGTGGTCTGTCTTGCGGCAGCGGGGACGGCTGAAGGGAGAAAAGCCTCAGGATATTTTCTACATTGGAGGAAGCGAGGTCCTGCCGCCGCCTCTCAACAGTCAGGAAGAAAAGGAGCTGTTAGAATCTTTTTCCAAAGGTAGTGAGGATGCCAGAGCGCTGCTTATTGAGCGAAATTTGCGGTTGGTGGTCTACATCGCCAAGAAGTTTGAAGGATCTAAAATTAACATTGAAGATTTGATTTCTATCGGCACCATTGGCTTGATTAAGGCGGTGAACACCTTTAACTCCGAGCGGAATATCAAGCTGGCCACCTATGCTTCCCGGTGCATTGAAAATGAAATTCTCATGTATATCCGGCGAAATAACAAGCTGAAAAGTGAGGTATCTTTTGATGAACCGCTAAATGTAGACTGGGACGGAAATGAACTGCTGCTTTCGGACATTTTGGGCACGGAAAACGACATTGTCTACGGTCACATCGAAGAGGAGGTCAACCGCAAGCTGTTGATCTATGCCTTAAAGAAGCTGAATCACCGGGAAAAGCAGATTATGGAGATGCGCTTTGGCCTCATCAGCGGCCGAGAGATGACGCAAAAGGAGGTAGCCGATAAGATGGGCATTTCTCAGTCCTACATATCGAGGCTGGAGAAGAAGATTATCACCAGACTTCGCCGGGAAATCAAAAAGTTGGGCTAA